The proteins below are encoded in one region of Apteryx mantelli isolate bAptMan1 chromosome 25, bAptMan1.hap1, whole genome shotgun sequence:
- the KLHDC8A gene encoding kelch domain-containing protein 8A, whose amino-acid sequence MELANTKDFQWKTLAPLPSRRVYSTLVEAGGQVFAIGGCDDNGIPMDCFEVYSPEANQWNSLPPMPTARAGVAVATLGKRIMVIGGVGVNQMPLKIVEMYNIDEGKWKKRNSLREAAMGISVTAKDYRVYAAGGMGSDLRPHNYLQHYDMLKDIWVSLAAMPTPRYAATSFLRGAKIYVLGGRQSKYAINAFEVFDTETRSWTKFPNIPNKRAFSSFVPTEDKLFSLGGLRQGRLYRQPKFMRTVDVFDIEQGGWMKMERSSYLKKRRADFVAGYLKGRVIVAGGLGNQPTVLESVEAFHPEKNKWENLPPMPTPRCACSSIVVRNCLLAVGGVNQGLSSAVEALCVSDS is encoded by the exons ATGGAGTTAGCTAATACCAAAGATTTCCAGTGGAAAACCCTtgctcccctcccaagccgcagGGTCTACTCGACCTTGGTGGAAGCTGGCGGCCAGGTGTTTGCCATCGGGGGCTGCGATGACAACGGCATCCCCATGGACTGCTTTGAGGTCTACTCGCCTGAGGCCAACCAGTGGAACTCCCTCCCTCCCATGCCCACGGCCCGGGCTGGAGTGGCGGTGGCCACCCTGGGCAAGCGGATCATGGTGATAGGAGGGGTCGGAGTGAATCAGATGCCGCTGAAGATAGTGGAGATGTACAACATAGACGAGGGCAAGTGGAAGAAGAGGAATTCACTGAGAGAAGCAGCCATGGGCATCTCGGTGACAGCAAAAG ACTACAGGGTCTATGCAGCTGGTGGGATGGGATCTGACCTGCGGCCGCACAATTACCTGCAGCATTACGACATGCTCAAGGACATCTGGGTGTCGCTGGCGGCCATGCCCACACCTAGGTACGCTGCCACATCCTTCCTGCGAGGCGCCAAGATCTATGTGCTGG GCGGAAGGCAGTCCAAGTACGCTATCAATGCCTTCGAGGTCTTCGACACAGAGACCAGATCATGGACCAAGTTTCCCAACATCCCCAACAAAAGGGCCTTCTCCAGCTTTGTGCCCACAGAAGACAAACTCTTCAGTCTCGGGGGCCTGCGGCAGGGCCGGCTCTACCGGCAGCCCAAGTTCATGAGGACTGTGGATGTGTTTGACATCGAACAAG GTGGCTGGATGAAGATGGAGCGCTCCTCCTACTTGAAGAAAAGGCGAGCAGACTTTGTGGCTGGCTACCTGAAAGGGAGAGTCATCGTGGCTGGGGGCCTAG GAAACCAGCCGACCGTCCTGGAGTCTGTGGAGGCCTTCCACCCAGAGAAGAACAAGTGGGAGAACCTGCCCCCCATGCCCACCCCGCGCTGCGCCTGCTCCAGCATCGTGGTCAGGAACTGCCTGCTGGCTGTCGGGGGGGTGAACCAGggcctgagcagtgctgtggaggCCCTGTGCGTCTCTGATTCCTAG